A genomic segment from Conger conger chromosome 2, fConCon1.1, whole genome shotgun sequence encodes:
- the cd7al gene encoding cd7 antigen-like gives MKTTHSVPWILLFMPQIFASHVVYLKGMERESVLFDCESEETSMQPIGLYLNRKCVGPAKEVLFFSAAGMKALYPEDEERIQVLGKLSTNHMNVTISQLQRKDSGLYYCLFVYEGEVTDLNITGKTNFLLFVDTMTVSDGATVSEGQYSCSSYPPLLYAISAAVGLLLLILLGLGASHWGKPCKRSKPQSPVPIYEEMIGIQPANRKAPPCHLDSFHQEEADSSVYINPQVKPQQENHYVPEGSVTAMEDNQ, from the exons ATGAAGACCACTCATTCTGTTCCTTGGATCTTACTCTTCATGCCTCAAATATTTG CCTCCCATGTTGTTTATTTGAAAGGGATGGAACGGGAATCTGTGCTTTTTGATTGTGAGTCTGAAGAGACAAGCATGCAACCCATTGGCCTGTACCTGAACCGCAAGTGTGTGGGGCCTGCAAAAGAAGTGCTGTTCTTCTCGGCGGCTGGAATGAAAGCGCTGTACCCAGAAGATGAGGAGCGCATCCAGGTCCTGGGGAAACTGAGCACAAACCATATGAATGTGACCATTTCACAACTACAGCGCAAGGATTCCGGCCTGTACTACTGCCTGTTTGTCTACGAAGGAGAAGTTACTGACCTTAACATCACAGGAAAGACAAACTTCCTTCTGTTTGTTGACACAATGACGGTTTCGGACGGCGCAACAGTTTCTGAAG GCCAATACAGCTGTTCCAGTTACCCCCCTCTGCTGTATGCCATCTCGGCAGCCGTGGGCCTGCTCCTCCTCATTCTCCTGGGTCTGGGAGCATCGCACTGG GGTAAGCCATGCAAACGTAGCAAACCGCAAAGCCCGGTTCCTATATACGAGGAAATGATTGGCATTCAGCCAGCTAACAGAAAAGCCCCCCCTTGCCACCTGGACAGCTTCCATCAGGAGGAAGCAGACTCCTCTGTGTACATCAACCCACAAGTCAAACCCCAGCAGGAAAACCACTACGTTCCGGAGGGCAGTGTCACTGCAATGGAGGACAACCAGTAA
- the znf207b gene encoding BUB3-interacting and GLEBS motif-containing protein ZNF207b isoform X3 has translation MGRKKKKQMKPWCWYCNRDFDDEKILIQHQKAKHFKCHICHKKLYTGPGLAIHCMQVHKETIDGVPNAIPGRTDIELEIYGMEGIPEKDMEERRRVLEQKTQAESQKKKQNSQDDSDEYDDDEEPGPSFQQPSMQPQNSFIPPMTQAGIPPVAMPPGSYAGMPPMMPGVPPMMPGMPPVMPGMHPGMMSMGGMMPHGPGMPPMMPGLPPGMPPLVGHRPGMSPMGQAPPVTAPGVNRPTGPVVTAPAPQPVVTKPLFPSAGQAQQAVSGPVGTDFKPLSSPASSSDPPKATFPAYTQATASTTNPSSSTVSKPPATVTSKPPTLTTTSATSKLIHPDEDISLEERRAQLPRYQRNIPRPGQAHMAVPPVGPMGAMMPPQQGMPPQPGMRHPMHGQYGGPPQGMPGYMPGGMPPYGQGPPMGPPFQGGPPRPPMGMRPPVMSQGGRY, from the exons ATgggaagaaagaagaagaagcagatgAAGCCATGGTGCTG GTATTGCAACAGAGATTTCGACGATGAAAAAATTCTCATCCAGCACCAGAAGGCgaaacatttcaaatgtcacATATGCCATAAGAAACTTTACACAGGCCCAGGCTTAGCCATCCACTGTATGCAG GTTCATAAAGAAACTATAGATGGTGTTCCCAACGCCATACCTGGGAGGACCGACATAGAATTGGAAATCTATGGCATGGAGGGCATACCAGAGAAGGACATGGAGGAGAGACGGAGAGTGCTTGAACAAAAAACGCAAG CAGAGAGTCAGAAGAAGAAACAGAACAGCCAGGATGACTCTGATgagtatgatgatgatgaagagccAGGCCCCTCCTTCCAGCAGCCTTCCATGCAGCCCCAGAACAGCTTCATCCCCCCCATGACCCAGGCGGGGATACCCCCCGTCGCAATGCCCCCTGGGAGCTATGCAG GAATGCCTCCCATGATGCCCGGCGTTCCACCGATGATGCCCGGAATGCCACCTGTGATGCCTGGCATGCACCCAGG TATGATGTCGATGGGTGGAATGATGCCCCACGGACCAGGAATGCCCCCTATGATGCCGGGCCTGCCCCCAG GTATGCCTCCCCTGGTGGGCCATCGCCCCGGCATGTCCCCCATGGGTCAGGCCCCGCCCGTGACGGCCCCAGGCGTGAACAGGCCCACGGGGCCCGTGGTCACCGCCCCCGCGCCCCAGCCCGTCGTCACCAAGCCGCTGTTCCCCAGCGCCGGACAG GCTCAACAGGCTGTGTCCGGTCCAGTCGGCACGGATTTCAAGCCTCTGAGCTCGCCCGCCTCATCTTCAGACCCTCCCAAAGCCACCTTCCCGGCTTACACCCAGGCCACTGCCTCGACCACTAACCCCTCCAGTAGCACTGTATCCAAACCCCCCGCTACTGTGACAAGTAAGCCTCCGACCCTCACTACAACGAGTGCAACCAGTAAGTTGATCCACCCTGATGAGGATATCTCTCTG GAGGAAAGACGGGCACAGTTGCCTAGATACCAGCGGAATATTCCCAGGCCGGGACAAGCCCATATGGCAGTCCCGCCTGTGGGACCAATGGGGGCCATGATGCCCCCTCAGCAGGGCATGCCTCCTCAGCCTGGAATGAGGCACCCCATGCACG GACAGTACGGTGGGCCCCCACAGGGGATGCCGGGCTACATGCCTGGAGGAATGCCTCCGTACGGACAGGGGCCTCCGATGGGCCCTCCTTTTCAAGGGGGCCCGCCCCGGCCGCCCATGGGCATGAGGCCGCCCGTTATGTCTCAGGGAGGTCGATACTGA
- the znf207b gene encoding BUB3-interacting and GLEBS motif-containing protein ZNF207b isoform X1 — protein MGRKKKKQMKPWCWYCNRDFDDEKILIQHQKAKHFKCHICHKKLYTGPGLAIHCMQVHKETIDGVPNAIPGRTDIELEIYGMEGIPEKDMEERRRVLEQKTQAESQKKKQNSQDDSDEYDDDEEPGPSFQQPSMQPQNSFIPPMTQAGIPPVAMPPGSYAGMPPMMPGVPPMMPGMPPVMPGMHPGMMSMGGMMPHGPGMPPMMPGLPPGMPPLVGHRPGMSPMGQAPPVTAPGVNRPTGPVVTAPAPQPVVTKPLFPSAGQMGTHAPSTSTSSSSADTLSASAKPLFPSTAQAQQAVSGPVGTDFKPLSSPASSSDPPKATFPAYTQATASTTNPSSSTVSKPPATVTSKPPTLTTTSATSKLIHPDEDISLEERRAQLPRYQRNIPRPGQAHMAVPPVGPMGAMMPPQQGMPPQPGMRHPMHGQYGGPPQGMPGYMPGGMPPYGQGPPMGPPFQGGPPRPPMGMRPPVMSQGGRY, from the exons ATgggaagaaagaagaagaagcagatgAAGCCATGGTGCTG GTATTGCAACAGAGATTTCGACGATGAAAAAATTCTCATCCAGCACCAGAAGGCgaaacatttcaaatgtcacATATGCCATAAGAAACTTTACACAGGCCCAGGCTTAGCCATCCACTGTATGCAG GTTCATAAAGAAACTATAGATGGTGTTCCCAACGCCATACCTGGGAGGACCGACATAGAATTGGAAATCTATGGCATGGAGGGCATACCAGAGAAGGACATGGAGGAGAGACGGAGAGTGCTTGAACAAAAAACGCAAG CAGAGAGTCAGAAGAAGAAACAGAACAGCCAGGATGACTCTGATgagtatgatgatgatgaagagccAGGCCCCTCCTTCCAGCAGCCTTCCATGCAGCCCCAGAACAGCTTCATCCCCCCCATGACCCAGGCGGGGATACCCCCCGTCGCAATGCCCCCTGGGAGCTATGCAG GAATGCCTCCCATGATGCCCGGCGTTCCACCGATGATGCCCGGAATGCCACCTGTGATGCCTGGCATGCACCCAGG TATGATGTCGATGGGTGGAATGATGCCCCACGGACCAGGAATGCCCCCTATGATGCCGGGCCTGCCCCCAG GTATGCCTCCCCTGGTGGGCCATCGCCCCGGCATGTCCCCCATGGGTCAGGCCCCGCCCGTGACGGCCCCAGGCGTGAACAGGCCCACGGGGCCCGTGGTCACCGCCCCCGCGCCCCAGCCCGTCGTCACCAAGCCGCTGTTCCCCAGCGCCGGACAG ATGGGGACTCATGCTCCAAGTACAAGTACATCCTCATCAAGTGCGGACACTCTGTCCGCATCTGCTAAACCTCTGTTTCCTAGCACGGCACAA GCTCAACAGGCTGTGTCCGGTCCAGTCGGCACGGATTTCAAGCCTCTGAGCTCGCCCGCCTCATCTTCAGACCCTCCCAAAGCCACCTTCCCGGCTTACACCCAGGCCACTGCCTCGACCACTAACCCCTCCAGTAGCACTGTATCCAAACCCCCCGCTACTGTGACAAGTAAGCCTCCGACCCTCACTACAACGAGTGCAACCAGTAAGTTGATCCACCCTGATGAGGATATCTCTCTG GAGGAAAGACGGGCACAGTTGCCTAGATACCAGCGGAATATTCCCAGGCCGGGACAAGCCCATATGGCAGTCCCGCCTGTGGGACCAATGGGGGCCATGATGCCCCCTCAGCAGGGCATGCCTCCTCAGCCTGGAATGAGGCACCCCATGCACG GACAGTACGGTGGGCCCCCACAGGGGATGCCGGGCTACATGCCTGGAGGAATGCCTCCGTACGGACAGGGGCCTCCGATGGGCCCTCCTTTTCAAGGGGGCCCGCCCCGGCCGCCCATGGGCATGAGGCCGCCCGTTATGTCTCAGGGAGGTCGATACTGA
- the znf207b gene encoding BUB3-interacting and GLEBS motif-containing protein ZNF207b isoform X2 produces the protein MGRKKKKQMKPWCWYCNRDFDDEKILIQHQKAKHFKCHICHKKLYTGPGLAIHCMQVHKETIDGVPNAIPGRTDIELEIYGMEGIPEKDMEERRRVLEQKTQESQKKKQNSQDDSDEYDDDEEPGPSFQQPSMQPQNSFIPPMTQAGIPPVAMPPGSYAGMPPMMPGVPPMMPGMPPVMPGMHPGMMSMGGMMPHGPGMPPMMPGLPPGMPPLVGHRPGMSPMGQAPPVTAPGVNRPTGPVVTAPAPQPVVTKPLFPSAGQMGTHAPSTSTSSSSADTLSASAKPLFPSTAQAQQAVSGPVGTDFKPLSSPASSSDPPKATFPAYTQATASTTNPSSSTVSKPPATVTSKPPTLTTTSATSKLIHPDEDISLEERRAQLPRYQRNIPRPGQAHMAVPPVGPMGAMMPPQQGMPPQPGMRHPMHGQYGGPPQGMPGYMPGGMPPYGQGPPMGPPFQGGPPRPPMGMRPPVMSQGGRY, from the exons ATgggaagaaagaagaagaagcagatgAAGCCATGGTGCTG GTATTGCAACAGAGATTTCGACGATGAAAAAATTCTCATCCAGCACCAGAAGGCgaaacatttcaaatgtcacATATGCCATAAGAAACTTTACACAGGCCCAGGCTTAGCCATCCACTGTATGCAG GTTCATAAAGAAACTATAGATGGTGTTCCCAACGCCATACCTGGGAGGACCGACATAGAATTGGAAATCTATGGCATGGAGGGCATACCAGAGAAGGACATGGAGGAGAGACGGAGAGTGCTTGAACAAAAAACGCAAG AGAGTCAGAAGAAGAAACAGAACAGCCAGGATGACTCTGATgagtatgatgatgatgaagagccAGGCCCCTCCTTCCAGCAGCCTTCCATGCAGCCCCAGAACAGCTTCATCCCCCCCATGACCCAGGCGGGGATACCCCCCGTCGCAATGCCCCCTGGGAGCTATGCAG GAATGCCTCCCATGATGCCCGGCGTTCCACCGATGATGCCCGGAATGCCACCTGTGATGCCTGGCATGCACCCAGG TATGATGTCGATGGGTGGAATGATGCCCCACGGACCAGGAATGCCCCCTATGATGCCGGGCCTGCCCCCAG GTATGCCTCCCCTGGTGGGCCATCGCCCCGGCATGTCCCCCATGGGTCAGGCCCCGCCCGTGACGGCCCCAGGCGTGAACAGGCCCACGGGGCCCGTGGTCACCGCCCCCGCGCCCCAGCCCGTCGTCACCAAGCCGCTGTTCCCCAGCGCCGGACAG ATGGGGACTCATGCTCCAAGTACAAGTACATCCTCATCAAGTGCGGACACTCTGTCCGCATCTGCTAAACCTCTGTTTCCTAGCACGGCACAA GCTCAACAGGCTGTGTCCGGTCCAGTCGGCACGGATTTCAAGCCTCTGAGCTCGCCCGCCTCATCTTCAGACCCTCCCAAAGCCACCTTCCCGGCTTACACCCAGGCCACTGCCTCGACCACTAACCCCTCCAGTAGCACTGTATCCAAACCCCCCGCTACTGTGACAAGTAAGCCTCCGACCCTCACTACAACGAGTGCAACCAGTAAGTTGATCCACCCTGATGAGGATATCTCTCTG GAGGAAAGACGGGCACAGTTGCCTAGATACCAGCGGAATATTCCCAGGCCGGGACAAGCCCATATGGCAGTCCCGCCTGTGGGACCAATGGGGGCCATGATGCCCCCTCAGCAGGGCATGCCTCCTCAGCCTGGAATGAGGCACCCCATGCACG GACAGTACGGTGGGCCCCCACAGGGGATGCCGGGCTACATGCCTGGAGGAATGCCTCCGTACGGACAGGGGCCTCCGATGGGCCCTCCTTTTCAAGGGGGCCCGCCCCGGCCGCCCATGGGCATGAGGCCGCCCGTTATGTCTCAGGGAGGTCGATACTGA
- the znf207b gene encoding BUB3-interacting and GLEBS motif-containing protein ZNF207b isoform X4, translating to MGRKKKKQMKPWCWYCNRDFDDEKILIQHQKAKHFKCHICHKKLYTGPGLAIHCMQVHKETIDGVPNAIPGRTDIELEIYGMEGIPEKDMEERRRVLEQKTQESQKKKQNSQDDSDEYDDDEEPGPSFQQPSMQPQNSFIPPMTQAGIPPVAMPPGSYAGMPPMMPGVPPMMPGMPPVMPGMHPGMMSMGGMMPHGPGMPPMMPGLPPGMPPLVGHRPGMSPMGQAPPVTAPGVNRPTGPVVTAPAPQPVVTKPLFPSAGQAQQAVSGPVGTDFKPLSSPASSSDPPKATFPAYTQATASTTNPSSSTVSKPPATVTSKPPTLTTTSATSKLIHPDEDISLEERRAQLPRYQRNIPRPGQAHMAVPPVGPMGAMMPPQQGMPPQPGMRHPMHGQYGGPPQGMPGYMPGGMPPYGQGPPMGPPFQGGPPRPPMGMRPPVMSQGGRY from the exons ATgggaagaaagaagaagaagcagatgAAGCCATGGTGCTG GTATTGCAACAGAGATTTCGACGATGAAAAAATTCTCATCCAGCACCAGAAGGCgaaacatttcaaatgtcacATATGCCATAAGAAACTTTACACAGGCCCAGGCTTAGCCATCCACTGTATGCAG GTTCATAAAGAAACTATAGATGGTGTTCCCAACGCCATACCTGGGAGGACCGACATAGAATTGGAAATCTATGGCATGGAGGGCATACCAGAGAAGGACATGGAGGAGAGACGGAGAGTGCTTGAACAAAAAACGCAAG AGAGTCAGAAGAAGAAACAGAACAGCCAGGATGACTCTGATgagtatgatgatgatgaagagccAGGCCCCTCCTTCCAGCAGCCTTCCATGCAGCCCCAGAACAGCTTCATCCCCCCCATGACCCAGGCGGGGATACCCCCCGTCGCAATGCCCCCTGGGAGCTATGCAG GAATGCCTCCCATGATGCCCGGCGTTCCACCGATGATGCCCGGAATGCCACCTGTGATGCCTGGCATGCACCCAGG TATGATGTCGATGGGTGGAATGATGCCCCACGGACCAGGAATGCCCCCTATGATGCCGGGCCTGCCCCCAG GTATGCCTCCCCTGGTGGGCCATCGCCCCGGCATGTCCCCCATGGGTCAGGCCCCGCCCGTGACGGCCCCAGGCGTGAACAGGCCCACGGGGCCCGTGGTCACCGCCCCCGCGCCCCAGCCCGTCGTCACCAAGCCGCTGTTCCCCAGCGCCGGACAG GCTCAACAGGCTGTGTCCGGTCCAGTCGGCACGGATTTCAAGCCTCTGAGCTCGCCCGCCTCATCTTCAGACCCTCCCAAAGCCACCTTCCCGGCTTACACCCAGGCCACTGCCTCGACCACTAACCCCTCCAGTAGCACTGTATCCAAACCCCCCGCTACTGTGACAAGTAAGCCTCCGACCCTCACTACAACGAGTGCAACCAGTAAGTTGATCCACCCTGATGAGGATATCTCTCTG GAGGAAAGACGGGCACAGTTGCCTAGATACCAGCGGAATATTCCCAGGCCGGGACAAGCCCATATGGCAGTCCCGCCTGTGGGACCAATGGGGGCCATGATGCCCCCTCAGCAGGGCATGCCTCCTCAGCCTGGAATGAGGCACCCCATGCACG GACAGTACGGTGGGCCCCCACAGGGGATGCCGGGCTACATGCCTGGAGGAATGCCTCCGTACGGACAGGGGCCTCCGATGGGCCCTCCTTTTCAAGGGGGCCCGCCCCGGCCGCCCATGGGCATGAGGCCGCCCGTTATGTCTCAGGGAGGTCGATACTGA